From the Diospyros lotus cultivar Yz01 chromosome 13, ASM1463336v1, whole genome shotgun sequence genome, one window contains:
- the LOC127788183 gene encoding uncharacterized protein LOC127788183 has product MGILQRYLLMLPVFIWMFWLPKLRAVELPGTSIRTARALDALLQDYAYRAFSNPRTGIPYDGVAPTNLTGIKISAIRLVHHSLRTRGVVPAYKEFEIPVGVVERRPYVKRLVLVYQNLGNWSTVYYHLPNYTYLAPVLGLLAYDASNLSAKHLPELDIRASGKPISIIFSDVKSVPNGSVPKCVWFDLHGLVNFSDVVSGNGCSTFQQGHFSIVVESTAPSPAPPPNEGPPMPTGGGSKGRSKSTTVGIILGSVLGGLALLVLLVFVALWVQRCTHRRKMQQMEKAAEAGETLYMTSVGNIKAPAATVTRTQPKIEISWQLIFVPECKLLRLSDIPQMGSIGWGEFNDRWLGHFLGYFAGYSSSNMFVHTTEHQLLSSTADCGASE; this is encoded by the exons ATGGGAATTCTGCAAAGATATCTCCTAATGCTTCCGGTTTTTATATGGATGTTCTGGTTGCCAAAACTCAGGGCGGTTGAATTGCCTGGGACTTCGATAAGGACTGCCCGGGCCTTGGATGCGCTTCTGCAAGACTATGCTTATAGGGCATTTTCAAACCCCAGGACTGGCATTCCTTATGATGGAGTGGCGCCGACCAACTTAACGGGGATTAAGATTTCAGCAATTCGACTTGTGCACCATAGCTTAAGGACTAGAGGAGTAGTCCCAGCATATAAAGAGTTTGAGATTCCTGTTGGTGTTGTTGAGCGGCGGCCCTATGTGAAGAGGCTTGTTTTGGTCTACCAAAACTTGGGCAATTGGTCAACAGTCTACTATCATTTACCCAATTACACATATTTAGCTCCAGTTTTGGGTCTCCTTGCTTACGATGCATCAAATTTATCTGCCAAACATTTGCCTGAACTGGATATTAGGGCATCTGGTAAACCCATATCAATCATCTTTTCAGATGTGAAATCTGTGCCCAATGGTTCAGTTCCAAAATGCGTTTGGTTTGATTTACATGGGCTTGTCAATTTCAGTGATGTTGTATCTGGGAATGGATGTTCAACCTTCCAACAAGGGCATTTCTCTATTGTGGTCGAGTCTACTGCCCCTTCCCCTGCACCTCCTCCAAATGAGGGTCCTCCAATGCCAACTGGTGGAGGAAGTAAAGGAAGGAGCAAAAGCACAACGGTTGGCATAATTCTGGGGTCAGTGCTAGGTGGTTTAGCGTTGTTGGTTTTGTTGGTATTCGTGGCACTCTGGGTGCAGAGGTGTACGCACAGGAGGAAAATGCAACAAATGGAAAAAGCTGCAGAAGCGGGGGAAACACTATATATGACCTCAGTTGGAAACATTAAAGCCCCAGCTGCAACAGTGACGCGAACACAGCCGAAAATTGAGA TTTCCTGGCAACTGATATTTGTGCCAGAGTGCAAACTTTTGCGACTCAGTGACATTCCCCAAATGGGTAGTATTGGTTGGGGTGAATTCAACGATAGAT GGCTTGGACATTTTCTGGGATATTTTGCTGGTTACTCCTCGAGCAACATGTTTGTGCACACAACTGAGCATCAGCTGCTATCTTCAACTGCAGATTGTGGAGCCTCAGAATGA